A genomic segment from Colletotrichum higginsianum IMI 349063 chromosome 5, whole genome shotgun sequence encodes:
- a CDS encoding ER to golgi transport protein yif1 has product MEVNTFPHLPAPSTSARGPPKTTWTHRREASKHPRRRIEPPFSLLCCHSSPRQSFSPDHPNENTRITNQLFFLPIMQRPQTYGQSPPLHHPVPQHVSTVPQLRSPPPPVSQTQSQQSYGSPYQQQGGTSGNVFGAYGQFMNDPTAQVAAQFGQTAFKHGQEYMEQNFNRYVNVNALKHYFNVSNSYVINKLFLVLFPWRHKPWSRKQSVGPSGQEGWYLPPRDDINSPDMYIPVMAVVTYILLSTLIAGLRGQFQPELLGYTASTALVIVVAEILGLKLGCYLLGISNDSQLYDLIAYSGYKFVGIIVTVAVAETFNGGKGTGGWIGWSVFLYTFLANSLFLMRSLKYVLLPENAANGAGPMQTGDSRAKRNQRTQFLFFYSYIVQLLFMWILTRP; this is encoded by the exons ATGGAAGTAAACACATTTCCACACCTACCAGCTCCATCCACATCAGCTCGCGGCCCGCCAAAGACGACGTGGACTCACAGAAGGGAGGCATCCAAACACCCACGACGCCGAATCGaaccccccttctctctcctttgCTGCCATTCCAGTCCTCGACAGAGCTTTTCGCCAGATCACCCCAACGAAAATACCCGAATCACAAACCAGCTCTTTTTTTTGCCCATCATGCAGCGTCCACAAACGTACGGGCAGTCACCTCCCCTGCACCACCCGGTTCCCCAGCATGTCTCGACGGTTCCCCAGCTACGCTCGCCTCCTCCACCCGTGTCGCAAACCCAATCGCAACAGAGCTATGGGAGCCCCTATCAGCAGCAGGGTGGCACAAGTGGAAATGTGTTCGGCGCATACGGGCAGTTCATGAACGACCCTACGGCACAAGTTGCGGCGCAATTTGGACAGACGGCCTTCAAGCATGGCCAGGAGTACATGGAACAGAAC TTTAACCGTTacgtcaacgtcaacgccCTGAAGCACTACTTTAACGTCTCCAACTCGTACGTCATCAACAAGCTATTCCTCGTGCTTTTCCCCTGGAGGCACAAGCCGTGGTCGCGCAAGCAGTCCGTCGGACCCAGCGGTCAAGAAGGATGGTATCTCCCGCCGCGGGACGACATCAACAGCCCCGATATGTACATCCCCGTCATGGCCGTCGTAACGTACATCCTACTCTCCACCCTTATCGCCGGTCTCCGCGGCCAGTTCCAGCCTGAGCTCCTCGGATACACGGCATCGACGGCTCTGGTGATAGTGGTTGCGGAGATTTTGGGTCTGAAGCTGGGCTGCTATCTGCTGGGCATCTCGAACGACTCGCAGCTCTACGATCTGATCGCGTACTCGGGCTACAAGTTTGTCGGCATCATTGTTACCGTCGCCGTGGCTGAGACCTTtaacggcggcaagggcacGGGTGGCTGGATCGGCTGGTCGGTGTTTCTCTATACGTTCCTGGCCAATTCTCTGTTCTTG ATGCGATCTCTCAAGTACGTTCTTCTGCCTGAGAACGCTGCCAATGGCGCCGGTCCCATGCAGACGGGCGATTCCCGAGCCAAGCGAAACCAGAGGACCCAGTTCCTGTTCTTCTACTCGTACATCGTTCAGCTGCTGTTCATGTGGATCCTTACGAGACCTTGA
- a CDS encoding SRP54-type protein, producing MLDTFEILTTSGVVLWSRTYAPVNPSVINNFIADVFIEEKGGAASSQSAASNPPYKRDQHTLRYTFVKELGVIFVAVYRSLLHLSWIDKLVDNIKTIFVDLYGEQLTKPHTTLVECHKFDEYFDQQVRELETTGAKGDSNISEAEFAKEEKTLSGNLGDDPPLPPGLHYRGRGLNGANAASNDSTPVATPTTSRPSTPGTGGVVVGKAGPVAKMSRRARKAGTSGPVSSGDESAGRRPKVATRSSTKKGRKWDADGMADEDDDVVLDYSAAPKSSTSDSEAETAARSSAVEHVDHTTWGSKTAKGQFVLKDLDDEVHNILASAQAKNSTASKAESSSSGGGGLIGTGLSTIGGLFRNVVGGKTLTKADLDKAMKGMEEHLLKKNVAREAAVRLCEGVEKELLGVKTGNFESINARIQAAMEASLTKMLTPTSSLDLLREIDAITAPPATSLRRARPYVISIVGVNGVGKSTNLSKICFFLLQNKYKVLIAAGDTFRSGAVEQLAVHVRNLKELTIREGGRVELYQKGYGKDAATVARDAVSHAAQEGFDVVLIDTAGRRHNDQRLMSSLEKFAKFAQPDKILMVGEALVGTDSVAQARNFNAAFGAVRTLDGFIISKCDTVGNMVGTLVSLVHATNVPVLFVGVGQHYSDLRNFSVKWAVEKLLSSS from the exons ATGTTGGACACATTCGAGATCCTGACCACCTCAGGCGTGGTTCTCTGGTCCAGGACATATGCGCCCGTCAACCCGTCCGTCATCAACAACTTCATCGCCGATGTATTCATtgaggagaagggcggcgccgcctcgagccAGTCCGCGGCCAGCAACCCACCGTACAAGCGCGACCAACACACACTCCGCTACACGTTCGTCAAGGAACTAGGTGTCATCTTCGTG GCCGTGTACAGATCGCTCCTCCACCTGTCGTGGATTGACAAGCTTGTCGACAATATCAAGACGATCTTTGTGGACTTATACGGCGAACAGCTGACGAAGCCCCATACGACATTGGTCGAATGCCACAAGTTCGACGAGTACTTTGACCAGCAGGTCCGAGAGCTCGAGACAACGGGGGCCAAGGGCGATTCCAACATTTCGGAAGCCGAGttcgccaaggaggagaagacgcTGTCCGGGAACCTCGGCGACGATCCGCCTCTCCCCCCTGGTCTGCATTATAGGG GACGCGGTCTGAACGGCGCGAACGCCGCATCGAACGACTCTACACCTGtcgcgacgccgacgacttcGCGGCCCTCGACCCCCGGAACCGGCGGCGTTGTGGTGGGAAAGGCCGGGCCCGTGGCCAAGATGTCGCGGCGCGCGCGCAAGGCCGGCACCTCGGGCCCCGTGTCGTCCGGCGACGAGTCCGCCGGCAGACGGCCCAAGGTcgcgacgaggtcatcgaCGAAGAAGGGTCGCAAGTgggacgccgacggcatggcggacgaggacgacgacgtggtgCTGGACTACTCGGCCGCCCcgaagtcgtcgacgagcgacTCGGAAGCCGAGACCGCCGCGCGCTCGTCGGCCGTCGAGCACGTCGACCACACGACGTGGGGTTCCAAGACGGCAAAGGGGCAGTTCGTGctcaaggacctcgacgacgaagtgCACAACATCCTCGCCTCGGCGCAGGCCAAGAACAGCACCGCGTCCAAGGCGgagtcgtcctcgtcgggcggcggcgggcttaTCGGGACCGGCCTGAGCACCATCGGCGGACTGTTCCGCAATGTCGTCGGTGGCAAGACTCTCACCAAGGCggacctcgacaaggccatgAAGGGCATGGAGGAGCACCTCCTCAAGAAGAACGtggcgcgcgaggcggcggtgcggctgtgcgagggcgtcgagaaggagctcCTGGGCGTCAAAACGGGCAACTTCGAGAGCATCAACGCGCGGATTCAGGCTGCCATGGAGGCGTCGCTCACAAAGATGCtcacgccgacgtcgtcgctcgacctcctccgcgagatcgacgccatcacggcgccgcccgcgacctCGCTGCGCAGGGCCCGACCCTACGTCATCTCCATCGTCGGTgtcaacggcgtcggcaagTCCACCAACCTCTCCAAGATCTGCTTCTTCCTGCTGCAGAACAAGTACaaggtcctcatcgccgccggtgacACGTTCCGttccggcgccgtcgagcagctcgccgtccaCGTCCGCAACCTCAAGGAGCTCACGatccgcgagggcggccgcgtcgagcTGTACCAGAAGGGCTACGGCAaggacgccgccaccgtcgcccgcgacgccgtctcgCACGCCGCGCAGGAGGGCTTCGATGTTGTCCTCATCGACACTGCTGGGCGGAGGCACAACGATCAGCGCCTCATGTCGTCGCTGGAGAAGTTTGCCAAGTTTGCCCAACCCGACAAGATTCTCATGGTTGGCGAG GCCCTCGTCGGCACCGACTCAGTCGCCCAGGCCCGCAACTTCAACGCCGCGTTCGGCGCCGTCCGCACCCTCGACGGCTTCATCATCTCAAAGTGCGACACGGTCGGCAACATGGTCGGCACCCTCGTCAGCCTCGTCCACGCCACAAACGTCCCCGTTctcttcgtcggcgtcggccagcaCTACTCGGACCTGCGCAACTTCTCCGTGAAGTGGGCAGTCGAGAAGCTCCTGAGCAGTtcttga
- a CDS encoding Myosin class II heavy chain, with protein MESPELPEADLVRDLPDLPAIPTTPRRSASATHGESIKAPITPMRSVSARVPAKEPSMTPRLKKKVPWKGKNIMVLLPKDDERGRPGQAPKPLNQTEIEGMFKSWQELGYDISGFDLDVAEGTYQAPTGYSQSRNAWPDFDEVARERAEHTYKVTLPDLNAWKNYVNELNEAKLRALGVSFGDDDPPAPSISPAASQPSRQASAQYPPLPFSPPMPTSSASSNHVQGYPFPSQFIPGGRSSAGQSPSMASPVGFGSHPAKYNARQSISVPMGHSPFQMANQPSPLGWPSQHRTDSPSLLNGVLSPVSPFTPEGFAPTGSPAFNAHQRHQSLQYPMMPHQFMQQQQPARASPRLQEVREDEEEVAEEAPAKPLESAQVNDDDLQAEIDEAEYHLEEQMRNELEHEDYSPHNEEAAAEQLEDFSQQQTLSHVRDASVQFQAAHPPLQQQQFVQQPGDGPVLHHPRPHSRGHSLSQNFFSHHDETRPRGDSLAGWHEVDPNRIDEAAEIETNPSNLGTPVQDFSLTTLLQQHQRSFSTASNPWHDVSSSMSSNSGMPRRPSHASKPSLSKLNVKAPEFKFNPGHESKSSFTFGSGSNSFQPSVFQAGGGSFASSSVVSPSANSFGAQSISSKINAAAPVFSPGQSDFSFSASGPKFRPDAPAFTPFGNVSDSVTSPVSGSESAGNRTSSIFGNIDLSLSDVVKPPKKNKAIPIVPPSSSNNNKNDESQDDLPDDADGRLIDESRIKRAKATRGDGDDVPLFAEPSPEPTAMQSLQPVAKREDQDASEHRSGDEQAFTPADTTMSSTVASEHPTDSKAVTATSPSDTSPDQQQLNWAPFEFESKAELQDFNDAVPFGIDTYKKGHNKSLSATARAFIPGGGWSAAAPEAETEEDEEDERDREDTIEPVLPSTEAPAQSSPPHEPSPNASTSSNFAAPKGLGASRFASPPKTKGLSASRFAASPSPARGPGEEELEEGEILEDYVVSDSEEYADETQAHDFSGKQPAKNEPTFEEIDAIMSHLNQNDPTFGVNKATAEAARWHQPSPNRQIQVAGVTNLSPYKMQAGSQYRSRTSSPVRQYHGLPVDNSAVPSTELDDPFVDPRMSAQSFNAPVTHLNGEESAAHSDWEGAFSDEEQAKLEQRVQFFDGRVNEAVSDLLSARLGPLEKALLSIKQSLRGGSRRASSSVRRSVSADIQHSDADDEDEEPVPRRSMSPRRDKRMEQIRAAVLDAFAVQQRSTPPVASAAAPAASDDTASTAVLKALEDMREQFGASMRLDFRGEDLRNIVEEAVEKRMPTPSQQSAAGHAKDEAVNNKLSELQAKVIDLEERLYVERTQTEREVTDRRAAEDLAAELERKLQAAETRVEVEIMNRSIFDNRIGDLEEKLRHQEERAQAELDGRRVAEDRLSEVQRLLRIATEEENRLREEVEERDHKLKAFEQAASAQTMRMTLMEASQTSAKQAQTELTNKINAMEDDLRGAHQEANRWRSEAERAIETARRQQIDIEETSNENKQMQKFLDTLGTQLQENERVRESWRAKFVSLQEDMAQAARDITEENARRTKREQALLARQEVLDAKLQAEARTRERLETEIERLEHGERQGMRAVSECKRLEGLLGEMKTENHKLHQSAMRYQSEFKEARESGINEVQRTRVSMQREIDEANHHVNVVREELEEQIVKVRAELDQVNMDVETAKAQSEMMMEEAQSSKTEAIAELKRKHQNELEDFQTRWERQLSNAVEDGQKTEQHLLERLSLSTSKTEHLQDRIAHLEEKLEIAKEAARAAAQAAKSAGVEVPAQPAATSLPKASATAAAAVVLPKAMDLPEKISPQALRESIMVLQEQLQAREQRIEELESTVDKLDPEAPTKIAKRDDEITWLRELLAVRHGDLQDIILAVSAEDFDRETVKDAAIRLKANLQMEEQERERAMNGGSAINLPNIAQSLREAASPRVAQAVGPLAAAWGNWRKSQQPIFASGGRSGRPSTARSAFGSNHTPSRSTASASFSNNSNGLMTPPASGLRQTLPSSTEEPQPTAFQTTGRRYTAQQLQNRTRGPSFTDVPSEPMPLKSPPARRPSSRSHQPMTPPMMRPSAYDSDAHPGDFDDTDFFED; from the exons ATGGAGAGCCCCGAGCTCCCAGAGGCCGACTTGGTCCGCGACCTCCCAGACCTCCCTGCCATCCCCACAACGCCCAGAAGGAGCGCGAGTGCTACACATGGCGAGTCCATAAAGGCTCCCATCACGCCGATGCGAAGTGTCTCGGCAAGAGTTCCCGCCAAAGAGCCGAGCATGACACCGcggctgaagaagaaggttcCGTGGAAGGGCAAGAATATCATGGTTCTGCTTCCCAAAGACGATGAGCGCGGACGCCCCGGACAAGCGCCCAAGCCCCTGAACCAGACCGAGATTGAAGGCATGTTCAAATCGTGGCAGGAGCTTGGCTACGACATCAGCGGCTTCGACCTGGACGTGGCAGAAGGTACATACCAGGCTCCCACGGGGTACTCCCAGAGCCGAAACGCCTGGCCCGACTTCGACGAAGTTGCTAGGGAGCGTGCGGAACACACCTACAAGGTCACATTGCCTGACTTGAACG CCTGGAAAAATTACGTCAATGAACTCAACGAAGCCAAATTGCGAGCTCTCGGAGTGTCgtttggcgacgacgacccccCAGCACCGTCGATATCGCCCGCGGCATCGCAGCCTAGCCGACAGGCGTCGGCGCAATATCCGCCTCTGCCTTTCTCTCCGCCCATGCCtacgtcctcggcctcgagcaacCATGTTCAAGGATACCCTTTCCCGTCGCAGTTCATTCCCGGCGGACGTTCCTCTGCAGGCCAAAGCCCGAGTATGGCTTCCCCCGTTGGTTTCGGAAGCCATCCGGCCAAGTACAATGCCCGACAGTCGATCTCGGTTCCAATGGGTCACTCGCCCTTCCAAATGGCAAACCAGCCTTCGCCATTGGGCTGGCCCTCGCAGCACAGAACCGATTCGCCTTCGTTGCTCAACGGAGTTCTATCTCCCGTTTCGCCCTTCACCCCCGAGGGTTTCGCGCCGACCGGCAGCCCTGCGTTCAACGCACATCAGCGCCATCAGTCTCTGCAGTACCCCATGATGCCCCACCAGTTCatgcagcaacagcaacctGCGCGGGCATCCCCACGCCTGCAGGAGGtgcgagaagatgaggaggaagtggCCGAGGAAGCCCCCGCAAAGCCATTGGAGTCCGCGCAGGTCAACGACGATGACCTTCAGGCCGAGATCGATGAGGCCGAATACCACTTGGAGGAGCAGATGCGCAATGAGTTAGAGCACGAGGACTACAGCCCGCacaacgaggaggccgccgcggaGCAACTTGAGGACTTCTCCCAGCAGCAGACTCTGTCGCATGTGAGAGACGCCTCCGTCCAGTTCCAGGCGGCACACCCGCCGTTGCAACAACAGCAATTTGTTCAGCAACCCGGTGACGGTCCCGTTCTCCACCACCCGCGGCCTCACAGCCGTGGCCACTCACTGTCGCAGAACTTCTTTTCCCACCACGACGAGACGCGGCCTCGTGGCGACAGCTTGGCCGGATGGCACGAGGTCGATCCCAACCGAATTGACGAGGCGGCAGAGATCGAGACCAACCCTAGCAATCTCGGCACGCCCGTGCAGGATTTCAGCCTCACGACGCTCttgcagcagcaccagcgaTCGTTCTCCACGGCTAGCAACCCTTGGCATGAcgtctcgtcgtccatgtcgagcAACTCCGGCATGCCGAGGAGACCCAGCCATGCCAGCAAGCCATCGCTGTCGAAACTCAACGTCAAGGCCCCCGAATTCAAGTTCAACCCGGGCCACGAGTCGAAGTCCAGCTTCACCTTTGGaagcggcagcaacagcttTCAGCCATCTGTGTTCCAGGCGGGAGGCGGATCCTTTGCATCGTCTTCTGTTGTTTCACCGTCGGCAAACTCTTTTGGTGCACAGTCCATCTCGTCCAAGAtcaatgccgccgcccctgTCTTCTCTCCCGGCCAGAGCGACTTTAGCTTTTCTGCCTCTGGTCCGAAATTCCGACCGGATGCACCCGCCTTCACACCCTTTGGGAACGTTTCGGACTCCGTTACCAGCCCTGTGTCGGGCAGCGAAAGCGCTGGAAACCGCACCAGCTCCATCTTCGGCAACATCGATCTGAGTCTGTCCGACGTTGTCAAGCCTcccaagaagaacaaggcgATCCCCATTGTCCCtccgagcagcagcaataATAACAAGAATGACGAATCTCAAGACGATCTCCCGGATGACGCAGATGGTCGCCTGATCGACGAGTCCCGTATCAAGAGAGCCAAGGCCACGAGAggggatggcgacgatgttCCTCTCTTTGCTGAACCATCGCCTGAGCCCACCGCGATGCAGTCTCTCCAACCTGTAGCAAAACGAGAGGATCAAGATGCTTCAGAGCACAGGTCGGGCGACGAGCAGGCTTTCACGCCAGCAGACACGACCATGTCTTCCACGGTTGCTTCGGAGCATCCTACCGATTCCAAGGCTGTCACAGCGACCAGCCCCTCGGATACTTCCCCTGACCAACAGCAACTGAATTGGGCACCTTTCGAGTTTGAGTCAAAGGCGGAACTTCAGGACTTCAATGACGCTGTGCCCTTTGGCATCGACACCTACAAGAAGGGCCACAACAAGTCATTGTCCGCCACCGCCAGGGCATtcatccccggcggcggttgGTCTGCGGCTGCCCCCGAGGCAgagacggaggaggacgaagaggacgaacGCGATAGGGAAGACACTATCGAGCCCGTCCTGCCCAGCACCGAGGCTCCGGCTCAGTCGTCACCTCCGCATGAACCGTCTCCGAACGCGTCGACATCTTCCAACTTCGCCGCCCCCAAGGGATTGGGCGCTTCTCGATTCGCCAGCCCGCCGAAAACTAAGGGTCTCTCGGCTTCTCGGTTCGCAGCGTCTCCTTCACCTGCTCGTGGACCCGGTGAAGAAGAgctggaagaaggggagaTCCTCGAGGACTATGTCGTTTCCGATAGCGAAGAATACGCCGACGAGACCCAGGCGCACGACTTCTCTGGCAAGCAACCCGCCAAGAACGAGCCGACCTTCGAGGAGATTGATGCCATCATGAGCCATCTCAACCAGAATGACCCGACATTTGGCGTGAACAAGGCCACTGCCGAGGCTGCCAGATGGCACCAGCCCAGCCCCAACAGGCAGATCCAGGTCGCTGGCGTCACCAACCTGTCGCCCTACAAGATGCAAGCGGGCAGTCAGTACCGCAGCAGGACGTCCAGTCCTGTTCGTCAATACCACGGCCTCCCGGTCGACAACTCGGCGGTGCCGAGCACAGAACTGGATGACCCCTTCGTCGACCCCCGGATGAGCGCGCAGTCATTCAATGCCCCCGTCACCCACTTGAACGGCGAAGAGAGCGCTGCGCACAGCGACTGGGAAGGGGCTTTcagcgacgaggagcaggccAAGCTGGAGCAGCGCGTCCAGTTCTTCGACGGCCGTGTCAACGAAGCCGTCAGCGATCTGCTCTCTGCTCGCCTCGGCCCCTTGGAGAAGGCACTTCTCTCCATCAAGCAATCCCTCCGGGGCGGCTCTAGGAGAGCATCCTCTTCTGTCCGTCGCAGCGTTTCTGCAGACATTCAGCACagcgatgccgacgacgaggacgaagagcCCGTGCCGCGCCGCTCGATGAGCCCACGCCGCGACAAACGCATGGAGCAGATTCGTGCAGCCGTGCTCGACGCTTTTGCGGTACAGCAGCGCAGCACTCCTCCAGTggcttccgccgccgcccctgcTGCCTCTGATGACACCGCCAGCACTGCTGTTCTCAAGGCCTTGGAGGATATGAGAGAGCAGTTTGGCGCTTCTATGCGCCTTGACTTCCGCGGCGAGGACCTACGCAACATTGTCGAAGAAGCCGTCGAGAAGCGCATGCCGACTCCATCCCAGCAGTCGGCAGCTGGCCACgccaaggacgaggcggTCAACAACAAGCTGAGTGAGCTCCAGGCTAAGGTGATCGATCTTGAGGAGCGCCTCTACGTCGAGCGAACCCAGACGGAGAGGGAGGTCACCGATCGCCGCGCTGCCGAAGACCTTGCGGCAGAGCTGGAGAGAAAGCTtcaggccgccgagacccGCGTCGAAGTCGAAATCATGAACAGGAGCATTTTCGACAACCGCATCGGTGacctcgaggagaagctcaGGCATCAGGAGGAGAGAGCTCAGGCAGAGCTCGAtggccgccgcgtcgccgaaGATAGGCTCTCCGAGGTCCAGCGCCTTCTCCGCATTGCTACCGAAGAGGAGAACCGCCTCAGGGAAGAGGTTGAGGAGCGAGACCACAAGCTCAAGGCCTTTGAGCAGGCCGCTTCCGCGCAGACCATGCGCATGACCCTCATGGAAGCCTCGCAGACGAGCGCCAAGCAGGCTCAGACTGAGCTCACCAACAAGATCAACGCAATGGAGGACGACCTGCGCGGTGCCCATCAAGAAGCCAACCGCTGGCGGTCTGAGGCGGAGCGCGCCATCGAGACTGCCCGCCGACAGCAAATCGACATTGAGGAGACCTCCAATGAGAACAAACAAATGCAGAAGTTTCTTGACACCCTCGGAACCCAGCTCCAGGAGAACGAGCGCGTCAGGGAATCCTGGCGTGCCAAGTTTGTCTCCCTTCAGGAAGACATGGCTCAAGCTGCTCGCGACATCACGGAAGAGAATGCTCGTCGCACCAAGCGCGAGCAGGCCCTGCTCGCGCGTCAAGAGGTCTTGGACGCTAAGCTCCAAGCCGAGGCCCGTACGCGTGAGCGTCTTGAGACGGAAATTGAGCGACTGGAGCATGGCGAGCGCCAGGGAATGCGTGCTGTCAGCGAGTGTAAGCGCCTcgagggcctgctgggcgaGATGAAGACCGAGAACCACAAACTTCACCAGTCTGCAATGCGCTACCAGAGCGAATTCAAGGAGGCCAGGGAGTCTGGCATCAACGAGGTCCAGCGAACACGCGTCTCTATGCAGCGCGAGATTGACGAAGCCAACCACCACGTCAACGTCGTCCGCGAGGAACTCGAGGAACAGATTGTCAAGGTCAGAGCCGAGCTCGACCAGGTCAACATGGACGTCGAGACTGCCAAGGCTCAGTccgagatgatgatggaggaggcaCAGTCCAGCAAGACTGAGGCGATCGCCGAGCTGAAGCGGAAACACCAGAACGAGCTTGAGGACTTCCAGACCCGTTGGGAGCGCCAGCTGAgcaacgccgtcgaggatggcCAGAAGACCGAGCAGCATCTTCTCGAGCGTCTCAGCCTCTCGACATCCAAGACGGAGCATCTGCAAGACCGTATCGCCCACCTGGAAGAGAAGCTCGAGATCGCCAAGGAGGCTGCTCGTGCCGCCGCACAAGCCGCCAAGTCCGCAGGTGTCGAGGTACCTGCTCAACCCGCGGCCACCTCCCTGCCCAAGGCTTCcgcaaccgccgccgccgccgtcgtatTGCCCAAGGCCATGGACCTCCCCGAAAAGATCTCGCCCCAAGCCCTGAGGGAGTCCATTATGGTGTTGCAGGAGCAGTTGCAGGCCCGCGAGCAGCGCATCGAAGAGCTTGAGTCCAccgtcgacaagctcgaccccgaggcgccgacgaagatTGCCAAGCGCGACGATGAGATCACTTGGTTGCGCGAGCTTCTTGCCGTGAGACACGGCGACCTGCAAGACATCATCCTCGCAGTCTCGGCTGAGGATTTTGACAGGGAAACCGTCAAAGACGCTGCCATTCGTCTCAAGGCTAACCTCCAgatggaggagcaggagcgcGAGCGTGCGATGAACGGCGGATCGGCCATCAACCTGCCCAACATTGCGCAGTCTCTTCGTGAGGCTGCTTCGCCCCGCGTTGCCCAAGCTGTCGGCCCCCTGGCTGCAGCGTGGGGTAACTGGCGAAAGTCCCAGCAGCCCATCTTCGCGTCGGGCGGACGAAGTGGTCGGCCCTCGACGGCACGATCTGCTTTCGGCAGCAACCACACTCCCTCCAGGTCCACGGCTTCGGCATCCTTCAGCAACAACTCGAATGGGCTGATGACGCCACCCGCCTCCGGCCTTCGCCAGACCCTTCCTTCGAGCACGGAGGAACCCCAGCCGACGGCTTTCCAGACTACCGGCCGTCGGTACACGGCTCAGCAACTTCAGAACAGAACTCGAGGACCGTCATTCACCGACGTGCCCTCGGAGCCTATGCCCCTGAAGAGCCCACCTGCCCGCCGGCCATCGAGTCGCTCCCATCAACCTATGACGCCCCCGATGATGCGGCCAAGCGCATACGACTCGGACGCTCACCCGGGCGACTTTGACGACACAGACTTCTTTGAAGATTAA
- a CDS encoding Ribosomal protein s17 has translation MRISTLITAFSTVAIASAGVMALDIGDEMRMGWKMGLLPRQGSQNLQTFDGDLGGVKASAITKSNNPERPFEVDGDTFPDFATAANRSCDNQKNKCSQAANNGEKKFEVSECDKQAEQCRTSIDSAAKQSFGEPVFAGTDGNFDIFCDP, from the exons ATGCGGATATCGACATTGATCACCGCCTTCTCGACGGTGGCCATCGCCTCCGCTGGCGTGATGGCGCTTGACATTGGCGACGAGATGCGTATGGGCTGGAAGATGGGCCTGCTGCCGCGCCAGGGTTCGCAGAACCTGCAGACTttcgacggcgacctgggGGGAGTCAAGGCGTCTGCG ATCACCAAGTCGAATAACCCTGAACGACCATTCGAGGTTGACGGTGACACCTTT CCCGACTTCGCAACGGCCGCGAACAGGTCGTGCGACAACCAGAAGAACAAGTGCTCACAGGCAGCCAACAACGGGGAGAAGAAGTTCGAGGTGTCCGAGTGCGACAAGCAGGCCG AGCAATGCAGGACGTCGATcgactcggcggcgaagcaGAGCTTCGGCGAGCCGGTGTTCGCGGGCACGGATGGGAACTTTGACATCTTTTGTGACCCGTGA
- a CDS encoding putative Cell wall protein: MHPTRVLQLLAAASVAQASWFNFRPEPRDEIVKRQTGTSGAPETTSSVAQTTTSAAAETTSTTAAAQTTSTTAPAQTTTSSAAPVPTTSANTPAESTTPANTAAPTTLRTSTTASAANDETTTSGASAASSTPTSTPEPVTSTIRTVITTTNSAGQATSFTTDTTVTHTPALNEANSGGSSSGMSTQTRNTVIGVVVGVGGAIVLGALGFVAWRIWGKKKQAEENDGLMEYNNQYGNEPKTEVGSAQGAGRTPFQSTLESYHAPNQVNASSNF; encoded by the coding sequence ATGCATCCCACACGCGTgcttcagctcctcgccgccgcttcTGTCGCGCAGGCATCATGGTTCAACTTCAGACCAGAGCCTCGCGATGAAATCGTCAAGAGACAAACGGGAACCAGCGGTGCTCCCGAGACCACATCTTCGGTTGCTCAAACCACCACAtccgccgctgccgagaCCACGTCCACGACAGCTGCCGCTCAAACGACAAGCACCACCGCTCCTGCTCAAACTACTACTTCTTCTGCCGCCCCCGTCCCGACCACGAGTGCCAACACGCCCGCAGAGTCTACAACTCCCGCCAACACGGCTGCTCCCACAACACTGAGAACCAGCACCACGGCCTctgccgccaacgacgagacCACGACCAGCGGCGCCAGTGCCGCATCATCAACCCCCACTTCCACACCCGAGCCCGTCACCTCCACCATCCGAACCGTCATCACGACTACCAACTCGGCTGGCCAAGCCACGTCTTTCACCACGGATACCACCGTCACGCACACGCCGGCACTGAACGAAGCAAACTCAGGCGGCTCTTCCTCCGGCATGTCTACACAGACCCGTAATACTGTCATTGGTGTTgtggtcggcgtcggtggtgCCATTGTGCTCGGTGCCCTCGGCTTCGTGGCGTGGAGAATCTggggcaagaagaagcaggccgaggagaacgacGGCCTGATGGAGTACAACAACCAGTACGGCAACGAGCCGAAGACCGAGGTCGGCAGTGCTCAGGGAGCCGGCCGCACCCCGTTCCAGTCGACTCTCGAGAGCTATCACGCGCCAAACCAAGTCAACGCCTCGTCCAACTTCTaa